The Haemophilus parainfluenzae genome window below encodes:
- a CDS encoding glycosyltransferase family 2 protein yields MEKLTCYVIYASEKIEGLSHFLQCTSDSHVVPVPAVTKEQVSLLGNSSALFNLKKAEEILDRTPNNKEIAHTLSHIQCWKAIAENEQLQDNDFALIGESKIQPVENFIQHAIHYANKYSSYGIIKLQHDGEGRSGERLFQIGDEPYALIYGDINQYNYGCSLYLIRKNVAKKLTALLSETKPYWLADQFTAFHEPQNIAQACYLLGENPNQKPQDKIENPLFSIIVPIYNVERYLEQCIESVLAQNYQNYELILVDDGSPDNSIDICTKYAKQHHNIVFIRKVNGGLSDARNAGIKLARGEYLMFLDSDDYWEGTSILSDLAKISEENPDLIIYDLTFRYKDNKKEYYPISKEGLTGDYIADFYTLTSRNIFRPSACNKVVKRKIIIDNQLFFPKGKNHEDLDWSFNLAPYISSYALYDSYFYIYRAKRLGSITEFVKPKNTKDLIDIVLEKLNQIKSMNDSSLSKGLYQYLVKQKQFIYDSFTLLSEEHKKMYENEFNELKKSLENIDE; encoded by the coding sequence ATGGAAAAACTAACCTGTTATGTGATTTATGCTTCTGAAAAAATAGAGGGACTGAGTCATTTTTTACAATGCACCTCTGACTCTCATGTTGTACCTGTTCCTGCAGTAACTAAAGAACAGGTTAGCTTACTCGGTAATTCTTCAGCCTTATTTAATTTAAAGAAAGCTGAAGAAATACTTGATCGCACGCCCAATAACAAAGAAATCGCCCACACGCTATCTCATATTCAGTGCTGGAAAGCCATTGCTGAAAATGAACAGTTACAAGATAATGATTTTGCTTTAATTGGTGAAAGTAAAATACAACCTGTTGAAAACTTCATTCAGCATGCTATCCATTATGCCAATAAATATTCCTCTTACGGAATTATCAAATTGCAACATGATGGTGAGGGTCGTTCTGGAGAGCGTTTATTTCAAATAGGTGATGAGCCTTATGCTTTAATTTATGGCGATATTAACCAATACAACTATGGTTGTTCGCTTTATCTCATCCGCAAAAATGTCGCAAAAAAATTGACCGCACTTTTAAGTGAAACAAAACCCTACTGGCTTGCAGATCAATTCACTGCATTCCATGAACCTCAAAATATTGCTCAAGCTTGTTATCTATTAGGCGAAAATCCAAACCAAAAACCACAAGACAAGATCGAAAACCCACTGTTTAGCATCATTGTGCCAATTTATAATGTTGAACGTTACCTTGAGCAATGTATTGAATCTGTCTTAGCACAAAATTATCAGAATTATGAACTGATTTTAGTTGATGATGGTTCACCAGATAATTCTATCGATATTTGCACTAAATATGCTAAACAACACCATAACATTGTATTTATCCGTAAAGTCAATGGTGGGCTTTCCGATGCAAGAAATGCGGGTATTAAACTTGCCCGTGGTGAATACTTAATGTTTTTAGATAGTGATGATTATTGGGAAGGAACAAGTATTCTTTCTGATCTTGCTAAGATTTCAGAAGAAAATCCTGATCTTATTATTTATGATCTCACATTCAGATACAAAGATAACAAAAAAGAATATTACCCAATTTCTAAAGAGGGGCTAACAGGCGATTATATTGCTGACTTTTATACTTTAACTAGCAGAAACATATTTAGACCTTCCGCATGTAATAAGGTCGTCAAAAGAAAAATCATCATAGATAATCAACTCTTTTTTCCAAAAGGAAAAAACCATGAAGATTTAGATTGGAGCTTTAATCTAGCTCCCTATATTTCAAGCTATGCACTATATGACAGCTATTTCTATATATATAGAGCTAAACGACTAGGATCAATTACTGAGTTTGTAAAACCTAAAAACACTAAAGATCTCATAGATATTGTGCTTGAAAAGCTAAACCAAATAAAAAGTATGAATGACTCCTCTTTATCTAAGGGACTATATCAATACTTAGTTAAACAAAAGCAATTCATTTATGATTCTTTCACATTATTATCTGAAGAACATAAAAAAATGTATGAAAATGAATTTAATGAATTAAAGAAATCATTAGAAAATATTGATGAATAA